AGGCCCACGCCCCAATCCGCCGTGAGAATCTCGATCGCTTCGACCACGGCGTCGTAGTTCGCCAAGGGTTCGCCCATGCCCATGAACACCAGGTTGCTGATGCGCTCCCGCGGCTGCAGCACGGCCTGCGCCGCCAGCACCTGCCCGACGATCTCGTTTGCCGACAGGTTGCGGATGAGACCGAGACGTGCGGTGGCGCAGAAAGCGCACCCCATGCCGCATCCGGCTTGGGAGGAAATGCACAGCGTCAGACGCGGCGGATCTGGTATGAGAACGGATTCAATAGCGGCATGGCCTTGCAGTTGGAACAGGAGTTTCCGGGTTCCATCACTGGAGGCGGTGACGAGGGTTGGGGCAAGGTGGGGGACAACGAAGCGCGCCGTGAGCGCCGCACGGAGATCGTGCGGCAGATCGGTCATGGCGGCGAAATCACTGGCACCGCGGCGGTAGATCCACGACAGGATCTGCGTGCCACGGTAGCTGGGGTAACCACGCTCGGCAACCCACGAGCGCAGGGCAGGAACGGTCAGCAGTGCGGCAGCGGAGGATGTCGGCTCAGCCAGGATGGACTTCGAGCTGGCCGAAGAAAAATCCGATTTCCCAGCGGGCGGTGTCGGGAGCGTCAGACCCATGTGCGGCATTCTGCTCGACATCC
This genomic interval from Candidatus Binatia bacterium contains the following:
- the rlmN gene encoding 23S rRNA (adenine(2503)-C(2))-methyltransferase RlmN, which produces MGLTLPTPPAGKSDFSSASSKSILAEPTSSAAALLTVPALRSWVAERGYPSYRGTQILSWIYRRGASDFAAMTDLPHDLRAALTARFVVPHLAPTLVTASSDGTRKLLFQLQGHAAIESVLIPDPPRLTLCISSQAGCGMGCAFCATARLGLIRNLSANEIVGQVLAAQAVLQPRERISNLVFMGMGEPLANYDAVVEAIEILTADWGVGLSGRRITVSTVGLVPAMQRLVQDTAVNLAVSLSATTDAQRAPLMPVNRRYPLETLLAMCRALPIPQRRRITFEYVMLAGINDSIEDAARLVRLLRGIRSKVNLIPFNPFPG